The genomic interval GGCTCAGGCCCTGGCCGACGACGCCCCCAAATACGCAGTGGCCTGTCTCGGTGAGGCGGAGGTCATTCGAGATGCCGGTCTGCTGCAACCGGTGGTCATGTTGCAGGGCGTGCACGCCCCGGAAGATTTTGAATTGTGTGCCCGGCGGGGGTTCGAGCCGGTGGTGCACGGCCATCATCAGCTAGACTGGTTGGCCCAGACCGGCGCCCGACCGGCGTTCTGGCTCAAGATAAACAGTGGTATGAATCGGCTCGGCTTCCAGCCCGATGAGCTGGTGCAGGTGATGACACGCCTGGATGCCATGGGCGCTCGCCCGGGATTGCTTGGTTTCGTTACCCATTTTGCCTGCGCCGACGACAATGCCAGCTCAATGACCAGGGAACAGACTCTGTGTTTTGAACAAGCCACTGCCGCCTGGCCCGAACTGATGAAGAGCGTCGGTAATTCCGCCGCCCATTTCATCCACGATCAGCCCCTGTATGACTGGAGCCGGCCCGGCATCATGCTCTACGGCGGCTCACCAAAGCTGGCTCAGACCGGC from Marinobacter sp. LA51 carries:
- the alr gene encoding alanine racemase; this encodes MPRSTVARIDLEALRHNYRLASERAAPALSMAVVKADGYGHGIVPVAQALADDAPKYAVACLGEAEVIRDAGLLQPVVMLQGVHAPEDFELCARRGFEPVVHGHHQLDWLAQTGARPAFWLKINSGMNRLGFQPDELVQVMTRLDAMGARPGLLGFVTHFACADDNASSMTREQTLCFEQATAAWPELMKSVGNSAAHFIHDQPLYDWSRPGIMLYGGSPKLAQTGPELGLKPVMSLEAPLITTRTVRAGESIGYGAGFVADRDTPMGMVAIGYGDGYPRHAGTGTPAAVNGQRIRLLGRVSMDMLAVDLSNAPDARAGDLVELWGGTVAVDEVASCAGTISYELLTGITARVPRVYL